A segment of the Pseudomonadota bacterium genome:
AGGAGGTCCCAACGCCGCCAGCGGGCGCCAGGGCTGGGGCCAAACGATCAGGATTCCTGTGGCGAGGTACTAGTGTTTTGAGTGGCCCTCGTGCTTGCTGTGCGAATGTGCCGCGGTGCGGGGCGTGATGGAAACCTCCAGCTTGCGTTCCCCTGCACGCGCGAAGCGAAGATCGAGCTCCAGACTGGCGCCTGCTGCTAGCGGCTTGCGCAGCCCCAGCAGCATGATGTGCTTGCCGCCGGGGGCCAGCTCCAGACTGCCACCTGCCGGCACCTCGAAACCATTCGGATGGGCGACCATGCGCACGACACCCTGTTCGAGCCTGCTTTCGTGCATCTCGGTGCTGGCAGCGAGCGGCGCATGCGCCGCCACCAGACGATCGGGTGTATTGGACCCGTTGATCACGCGCAGATACACCGCAGCCGCGCGGGCCTGGCCGGTGGCCGGCGCGCGGGCGTGTTCGATCGCGAGCATGTCGGCCGCCGGGGCTTCCGACTCGAGCTTGGTTCGGCGTGCCTGGGTTTCGGATGGCTCCGGTTGATGGGCAGTTGTGCGATGTTCTTGTCTTGGAGGCCGTTGCTCCCCGTCCCCCTTGCATGCCGGAGCCGCCAACGCGAGCAGGCACAGCGCCAAACCGACCAGAGGTCCACGGATGCACTGGTCGCCGATCCGGGTTCCGGAGCCGGTCCTCGCCAGTCCTGGGGCCGGTTCCAGAACCCGGACCGAACGCGCCTGCAGTTCTGCCTGGCGCAGCGGACGGAGTCCGTGCAGCTGCGGAGGTGCAGGCGCGTCCACGAGTCCGGAGGACGCTGGTGAACTTGTGATCCGTGGTACTGGTACGGGCCAGCAACGACTTCCGCGTTTCGGCTTCATTAGGCCTCCTGATCCTGATCCCAGAGCCTTCCTCGGGCACTAGCCGTTCACCACGACACGCAGCCGCGAAGTCAGATCCTCGATCGAAACATCCACCGG
Coding sequences within it:
- a CDS encoding copper chaperone PCu(A)C, whose product is MKPKRGSRCWPVPVPRITSSPASSGLVDAPAPPQLHGLRPLRQAELQARSVRVLEPAPGLARTGSGTRIGDQCIRGPLVGLALCLLALAAPACKGDGEQRPPRQEHRTTAHQPEPSETQARRTKLESEAPAADMLAIEHARAPATGQARAAAVYLRVINGSNTPDRLVAAHAPLAASTEMHESRLEQGVVRMVAHPNGFEVPAGGSLELAPGGKHIMLLGLRKPLAAGASLELDLRFARAGERKLEVSITPRTAAHSHSKHEGHSKH